The sequence AGAAGGGATTTGACTGTCTTGTATTACCTCACTGGCGGATTTGGGAGGGGCAAACTGTATCCATAGTATTCAAGATATGAAGGTAAGCAAAAACCGTAATGTGTTTGagaacttttattttcaaatacttgcCTTGTGGAGCTAGGAGTAGTACAACCCAAGGCTGTGTCTCAATGGAGACGAATACAAGTTCTCCACCGTTCTTGCCCATGACAAATTCTGTGATATTTTACAGTTGGATTTTATCTTTTGGCTTATTTCTGTAGTAAGAGGTTTTACTAAAAATTCCCATTCAAGCCTGCTTGGTAGTCCTGGACATTGACGGATGAGAGAACTTAAAAGTTGTCTCTAACTTCACGTTGTACCAGCCTGCGCACGCGATGGGAGACGAAGAACCTTTGGCTCTCCGGCCTTAGCTGCAGCATTGTGAACTCCTCGCCCGGCTGCCTTCTCATCGTATCGCTCCAGTGGAGAAACGGTCCGAGGAGCACCGTCAGCTCCACGCCATCCGGTAGCTGCGAGCGGCGGGTGCTGGGGGACGCGCACGGCAGTACTGCGGGGGAAGCGGGTGGCTGGGCAGAAGCAccgggaagggaagggaagagaagggaagggaagggatgaGGCTGCGGCTGAGGACAGATGCGGTCTCCTGGTTGCCCCAGGAGTTGCTCCTGCTGCGGCTGCAGCACCGTGGGCAAGAACCCatcctgcctggctggggcGGCCTCGTCGTCTGGCGCTGGGATGTGACAAGGCAGCCCGGCCCTCCTTGCCGGAGACACCTCTCTGCACGCCGGCACAGCAAGGCAGGAGGCTCCGCGCCGCTGTGCGAGGGCTGAAGGAGCCCCCCGCACCCTTCCCCGGACCCCTCCCCGCACCTCTCCCCGCTCCCGCGGCGCGGGCAGGCCTGGGCGCAgggtctcctcctcctcctcgggaCAGAGCCGGgagcccccggggctgcccgaattgccccgcagccccctccAGAAGGGGGGacgctggggctggggggggaggggggggcaggtgCCGCGTCCCCGGGCGCGCTGGCAGCCCCCCGGGGTGCAGCAGCGACCGCCGCGGCGCGACGGCCCGGCCCTCGGCGGCAGACGGGGCCGGGCAGCGAGCGCGACGGCCCCGGCGCTGGCGGGTGGCCGGGCCCCGggcggggagggcgggaggCGGGCGGTGCCGGgcgggctggggtgggggggaggggggggcggcggcggtggcggcggccggcggggcaCCGCGCTGCGGCGCCTCGCCTCTCCCCGGCGCCGCGGAGCAGAAGGGGCGGTGAGCGGCGGCGGGtcgggacagggacagggaccggggccggggccgggaaGGAGCGGTgcgcggcggcgggagccgcgCGGGGTGCGAAGGCACGGGGGAcgcgccgcggggccgggcgggtCGGCGCCGGTGGCGGCCGCAGGCGGTGGCACTTGTGCCCGGCCTGGCGGGCTGGGCTCGCCCCGCCcctgccggcggcggcggcggcggcggcacttAAGGGCGCTGCGGGTGGCGGGGCGGCGCGCGGGGCGCCGCTGCCTCGGGCGCGCTCCCCGGTGTGGCCGGTGGTGCCCACGTGCTGGCGCGGGCGCGGAGGTCGGCGCTCCGGGCGGCGGCggtgtggggaggagggaggtcCGGCGGCGGTGTGGGGAGGTCGGCGGGGACGGCGCTCCCCCCGAAGAGCCCGCCGGCTGCGCTCCGCTGTAGCGGTCCCCAACGGCAGAGGGAGGTTTGGCTCCGGCGCGGCCGGTGCCTGACCCCGCTCCGTAACTGAGGGACTGCAGCGCCTCTTCGTAACCGAAGCCCGCTCCCCGGTCCGCACGGGAAGTTTGTGCCGGCAGGAGTGTCCCGGGAGCAGAGATGGGAGATAAAGTAACTTGCAGAATCGGCTTCCGAATAAGGGGACGTCTGAACGTACAAGTCTGTGCCTCAGTGAGGGAGCCGGGGAGTTGGAGGCTTCCGTGTTGGTTAGGttaaagctttaaaacattGAATTGCGAGCGGAGGATTACTCGGAAGATGTTAGGAcgttgttttgaaaagaaatgcctAGCAGTGAGAAGAAAAGTGGGGTGTGATTATCACCTCCAAACACTCCAGTTTGAGTATTTCACTTTTGACTGTGGTTGGGCTGATAAATACTTTCATTCTAGGAGTATGTTGCAAAACCATTTGTTTATATACGTAGTTTAGCCACCAGAATGTCTTGAATGGCTTCTCTGATTATAAGCATCatatattttatacattatTTTGTATATCTTCTGTGGGCAGAGACTATAGAGATGCTGTACGTTATTGTGTAATGCACGCAGATAATTGATTTCTCCTGCGACTGATGGGCTTAAAATACCATGCCATATCATACCAgtcagaaaactggaaaattagATTTGTACCACAGACTAATATTAGGGAATTTCTGCTTCAAATGTCGTTTGAGCAGTGGTATGCCTTTTACAGTGTgtgtatatttgtttttaatattgcagATGCCTTTTGATTGCAAGACCGCTGAAATGTTTTGAGggctgcctctcctctcctaACCATGAACAGTTCAAAATCACCAGGGCTGGCTGGATTTGGAATCTTGAAAAACACAACCTGCCACACAGAGAAgaagatttctgttttcttttcaataatCTTCATGACGGTGGGAATTTTGTCCAACAGCCTTGCAATTGCAATTCTCCTGAAGGCGTATCAGAGATTTAGACAGAAATCGAAAGCCTCGTTTTTGCTTCTTGCTAGTGGTTTGGTCGTCACCGATCTCTTCGGCCACCTCATCAATGGAGCCATTGCAGTGTTTGTGTATGCATCGGATAAAGACTGGATTCGATTTAACCAGTCCAACATTCTTTGCAGTGtttttggcatctgcatggttttctttggtttgtgcCCCCTCTTCCTGGGCAGTGTGATGGCTGTTGAACGGTGCATTGGAGTCACTAAGCCAATATTTCACTCTACAAAAATGACTTCTAAACATGTAAAAATGATGTTGACTATGGTATGTCTGTTTGCTGTTCTTATAGCTTTGCTGCCTATTCTTAGGTTTAGAGCCTATCAAATTCAAGCATCGAGGACCTGGTGCTTCTATAAAACAGAACATGTTGAGGACTGGGAAGACAGATTTTATCTCTTACTTTTTTCTTGCCTTGGGTTACTGGCCCTTGCTATTTCATTCTTGTGCAATGCTGTCACAGGAATTACCCTCTTAAGAGTCAAATTTAAAAGTCAACAAAGACAAGGCAGATCTCATCATTTTGAAATGATCATACAGCTCTTGGCTATAATGTGTGTTTCTTGCATTTGCTGGAGTCCATTCCTGGTAAGAGCCTGACGTGTTTGCCAATTTTTAATGCACACCACTGTATAAAAGTTATACTATTTAATCTCCAGGTTTTAAGGTGCTTTAGCAGTGATAACGGCTTCATTCACTCTTcaatatattaattttacaGCATGTTGCCCGTAATGTTTGTACGCATGCATCTATAACAAAAATGGTAATTATTCTCCATTTCTGATCATAAGCGAAATACATTGAGTAACCTAATATATAGGGACTGTGAGGactgtctttcctgtgctgtgaAGCAGGCAGTGGTAGCAGAATGGTGGCTAGAATAAATCAGAGCAAATATTGAGCTTGTCcaaaaattcagtgaaatcTTTGAGTGGCAAGTCTTTTTAGTCTGTACTGTGGTTcatatcatttttatttatggtAGTCTGTTCGTTGTTGTTATTACAGTTTACTGCTACTTGTGAACTGTGTTACGGAAGATAACAGTGAAGAACGTAAAAATCCTCCACTCCGTTAGCAGGGTATTAAGGGCTTTTCTTTAGAGTCATGTTAAAAAACAGTAGTTGGCAGtgggttaaaataaaaatttggttTAGGCCTAACTAAGCTGGGTTTGTAACCTGGACAGATGACTAGCAAAGCTGCTCTGAGCGGTTGGTGCGCTTTCTCAGCTGTCCCGGCTCTAAGTTAGGACTGCTTGCTGGTAACGGCTCTGTCTCTTCCGAAGCGGTAAGTGTTGCTCATGCTCGCGTGTGCTCTGTCAGCGAGCAGGGTCCAAGGAAGCGGGATTATGATATGGGAAAGAATTTGACAGCTCCTGTTGTACGATGGCATTATAAAGCTGATATTAACTGTGACTCTTTTTACTGTAGTAAACCTGactgaagaaaatttatttttttactaggGTGAGAGAGGCTAAGTCACAAGTAATatgaaatttcagtttatttcctAGAAACAAGGTCTGGTAGGTTTCCATTGATATGAATGAGGAGCAATTTTGGTTTGAGCTTACAAATATAGAAAATTTAAATCTGGGATCTGAATCAGATCCAGCTATGCCTCATCTACTCACTGCCTATGGCATAGTATGGAATTACCTAAACTAGTTCTAAATTAGATACTGATATTAGCCTGGCTGCAGCAGTTGGGTATATCTGGCCAGTAGCACTTAATTAATCCAGTGTCACAGACTTCAGGCCAGAGTCTGGATATAAATCTCCGCATCACTGAAATGCACAAAACCTCACTTTTCAATACACACAGAATTTTGCTAGGCTTGCCCTGCAGCATAGTTTAAATTCATGGTGGCTTTTGTTGGTGTTGTGGATGTAGTGTATAGAGCATAAACAAAGTTGTCAGAACAGTATAGCAAGCTTTTCTAGTGAACTTACTTCCAGTTATTTCCAGACACCTCATGAAATTTGTCTGGGGCAAGCCACAGAATGGTTTTTCAAGGAAAGCAACTCAAATAATGACTTTACTTTTCATGAAAAACAGTCTATTATCCTCTagtgacatttattttcaaataaaataactgtCCTTAAAGGCTggaattaatttgattttttaaaaagcccttgGATGTCAAAAGAGCTGTAGAGGTATGTAATTCAAAAGAGAGACTTCATTTATTCAACATTTGAAGGAACACTAAATTGCAACTACTGTTGTTTTTTCAGTGTTGGTAATTTTGTTATGCCtttcaatttttattaattataaaaacataatttttaaaatcttgacaATCTTTAATGAAATCACAGCACTACTTTTGTTGAAAGTATTTAACTTCATCTAAGTTTTAGTTGACGATGAGTTATTATTCCAGcagcaaattttttttcagagccttTTCAGAGTTTAGCGTTTTCATCAGCTGGTGATACAGACCAGTGAATGACTTCTTGCTTAATTTTGTGCTTGATAGTTTTTGGGACTGTGTTGCAGAGGGAGGTGATGCACAAGCAATTCTGGTTCAGCGGGTGGCAAATCTGCCAGTGCTCTCTGTGCGTTCTGGGCTCATGATGCTTTACTTCTGGATCTCTTTTGAAATGAGATTAACCAAACTATCACCAAAATTAGCCTGGCAGCATGGAAAATAGTTCTGCAATGTGGACAAGTTTATGTTAGAAACAAGAAGTTAAAAAGAAGTTAGTGTAAGGTAGGATTTAGTTCTTGAAACAAACTTTCAAGGAAGTGAACAATTAGTGTTTTAGCCGGAGAGTTCGATGGTCTGGGAAATGCAGTAGGGATGGGGTCCTTGGTAGGTATTACCTGTCTTAGCTGTTAGGATCATGGAGTTTACATTAAAGTTAATTCTCTGAATTACCCAATCTTTGTTTTGATAGCATTCTGTTCACTGAATGCAAATGGAATTATAAGGGCAGTGTTAATTTAGCAAGCTTTATTGGACTGCAGTGGAGCATACAGATGCAGTGGAATAAAGCTTTGCCAGGAGCGTACTGCTAAAGTGCTACAATAAAGAGATCCAGGGTTTATCAAGGCGTATGATTTATGATGAATTGCTGATCCAAATCTTCTTGTCCGATTTATCTAAAACTTCTCAGGGCTTTTAATTTGTGAAATGAGTGGTTTACATTCTGTAATATAATCAGCGTATACCAAAATAAGTACTTCTTGAAATAAGTCTGAGTAGGTGTTCATAGATGAAATTATTTGGTAAAGTAGCTAAATACATGCTTGTTTTGCAATCATttgcttgtttaatttttttcaaagctaaatCTAGAAGTTAGTGTTAATCTTTGAATTGTGAATTTTACCCATGTTCTCTATCCCAAAGAGCATACAGAACAAATGTTATGTGAAAGTGAATTGCCTTGGTATAAACCAAAGTgattagaaaacaaacaaacctttgGAGGAGAAAGTGGAGGAAGGCGATGCAGTTTATGCCACATGTGGTTTGCAGATACAAGAGTTTGGATTTATTTAATGTGATTCTCTATCTGATGGGGgatttgctttgtttatttttcttctgtttttaagcTACATCAACTGTCATATGTGCATGGGTACCAAAATCAAGTCTATCCAATATTGTAATTCAACTGGAGATTTACTTCACTattagattttaattatttttttttttttccaagtgaagTTATATATTCAGTCACTGTCCTGTGCTAATATCACCTTTAGGTGACATTAGAGGCACAAGACCCTGGATCGTCCTTTATGGTGTCTGATGTGGAACTGAACTTGACTTCTGCACCTGCTCAGTGGTAGTGAACTTGTTTTGGTGcctttatatatgtgtgtaaaTGGATATATATCTAACAtttaatattatatataatattataATAAATTACCACCTCTATTTTAAGACTCCTGGAGATCTGGagcatttttcagaagcagagcCCATGGCATGGCTCATGTGAagctctgcctggggctgtTGGACAGGGtcttccttctgattttttttttgcttccttctgattctttcctgAAGCTCCATCTCATCTGTTCCTCAAAAATGAGCAgctttttcaagttttctgcCACTGTGTGGGAATCTTCCCTTAATGAAGTACCAGAATGAGGGGTACTCCCCGCTTCTTCCCTTATGGGGAATCATTTATCTCCTTTTGAGGAGTTGAGAGCAGGAGGGaattcacaaaaaaagcaacaagtGAAATTCCTGAATTTTCCAATAATCTTTGGAAGCGATGATTTGCAGAGGCACATTTGTTTTGACAGcccaaataattttgctttgtgATGGGTAATTCCAGGAAAATATGTTCCGAAGATAGTAACATCAACTTCTCTGTGTAGTAAGTCATCTTTATTCATCCTTGCTAGAGTCTTAGCCCTTTGCTAGGGATATGTGAATTTTGTTGGATAAATTTGGTCCCTAGGGGTTGGATTCCCAAAGCAAATAGTTGGGCTGGAGCATTTTGTGATCAGCATCTCTGATGAAATAGATTGTTATATAAAGCTGGTTTTTGGCTGTGACTTGACATCTGGCCTGTCAAGGAACAGCTTGTTTTTGGAGCTGTGTTCATATAAGCAAGTTCTGACTTCAGTATGTCAGATTCTGTGGGGCTCATGggataaacatattttaaactttgcttttgGAGTAGCAAAGTGAACTCCCTGTAATTATGGACAGGAGGGGTTTATTTCAGAGTGAATTTATCTTTGGGAACAAATTATGATATGGAGAAATGTCTAATCTTTTTAATGTGTGGAACACAGTCTTAGCctgagaaaaatacttttacatTCCAATTATTCTTGTTAAGATCTTTTTCCATGCAGTTATCTGATTACTTTCATTCCAGTTTTACCTCCCCTCTACTGCAGAAAATAGCCACTCctggtttttttgaaagatctCAGCCGCTTATTTCATATGATTAAATCAGCTCTTATTCAGTTGCTTGTTTTACTGCCTAGATTAATTTCTATCAGTCTTTTCTCATGTAATCTCTCCCCTTTCCAATTTGTTGTGCTAATTACATCTCTCTGAACTTGCTCTGACTTCTTCTTGTCCCCAGATTGTCTCATGCAACGAGGTTTGATGGTTTTCGTGCACCTAGGGCTGCATTTAGCTTACAATGTGCTGAATCACTCCAACCTAGAAGCCGCCGGAGCTGGTCTGAGTAGTCCTTTCAGTGAATATGCTGCCAGAGCAGGTGAGAAGGGCACTGGTGCACTAACAGGGAGGCTCTTGGTGGAATACCCTTaccccagcccaccccacccTGGTTGCTCCACCAGGTATTTTGGGTGCTGAGGCAGGCTCACGGTCGGTATGTGCTGAAGGAGGCCAGGGGGTTGCAGGTTTTACACTACGTGCTAAGCCACGTAGTTGCGTACAGTATAAGGTACTTTGTTGTACAAGGCAATCCTCTGTGCATCTCATTTTAGTGTTTTTGTTATGGGTAGTCATGCATGTACATGCACAGCGACACTTTGCCAGGAGTTCATACCTGTGTTACCCTTGAAGCACCTCCCTCcattcctgttttctgtgttctttagTAAGCTGGCAGTTTCAATTTCTATTACACTACCTTACGCTTATATGTGCAATGGGCATCATGTATATGAGCTCGTCGCTCTATTAATGCTGTTTGTATGCCTTCAGATATTGCTGGTTGTATTGTCTCTACAACAAAATAGTTACTTAAAAATCTGTCCCTTCTCTTGTGCTCTCGTGACTGGTGATTTTCATAATCAGAAAATGCACCTGAGGAGAAGCAGGCACAAGATGTCCCAAGATGCCGGTCCACGCTCTGCCAGTGAGGGCCTTGTCCCCACGTACAGTACGGCCGCCCCACATCTCACGGGTGGCTAGTCTGCAGAAGCGGGTTCTCTTACACTAGCAAAACACGTTGCTAGTCAAAGCTGCAGCCTCCGTGAGCTTGTTGTGCCTGCGTAGGCACTGTCAACAAGGAGAGtgatcttttcttttgaaaaagaattaattagGCTTTCAATTTCCAGTCATCTGTTTCTGAAGACTGAAGGAGAGAGTCTTAAACATGTTTAGCCAACCTTGCAGCTTTAAATGCTGTTGTAAAAGTGCCtttcacaggggaaaaaacacactTTGTCTTTTTCAAGATTCAGATTTTAAAGAAGATAATCAATGATAATGACTACGTTTGTGCTGGCATTGAATTGTTTGTCATGTTTTGCTAGAACAATTGTCTGTTGACACCAGACAAAGACGGGATGTGTTGCTGGAGTAAAGAAGACGTGGTTCGAGTTGGGTCTGGGCTACGCTGCGTACCCTGCCCGCGGCAGGCTGGCGGGCAGAGGAGTGACCTGCTGGAGGACCTCCACGGGAATGCCCGTTGGATGTTGTCATTGCATCTCTTGGGCCGGGTGCAAGCCCATGTGAGGAACCCCCTTCTGCCACAATAGTTTTAATAAATGAATCGGTTTcatagggaaaggaaaaaagctttttgctaGCAGAAGGCCTGCTAGATATGCCTCTTTATCTCTAGTCCGAAGCATCAATACGGTAATGGTTATTGTCGACTCTAGGTTGTTATTTCTCTTCCAGGCCTTGCTGTGTCAGAAGAGGTAGGATCAGGAGTGGCTGTTTGACTGAATAAAATGTTCTCTGAGttcctctggaaagaaaaaaatatctcataTGAGTTTGCTTGTCATTCAAGCTACGCTAGAAAAAGGGGTCTCACTCTCCCTCATATCATGGCcttttaattgctttctgaGTTTCTCAGTACATCCATTAACACTGTGCAAATTCAATTACTATTCTTGTTTGAGTTCTTCTTAATGAGCTTCTGATACTCAAGGTTAAATTGCTGAAATGTTAGCATCGTTCCTAATATTATGGCTCAAAAGGTATTTTGGAATAAATAGCTGATTTTAGGGGTTAAGAGGAAAGAGGACACTCATTTTGATTGAAGTTTTTGTTATTCTCAAGACAGAAGTGTCTTTTTAGCTTAGTTTCCTGTGGAATAAGGTTTAAACAGCAACTCAGACAATTCGAGCGTGCTTTTGTATGTCACCATGAAACTACTCCATGAAAAGATATTCTAGGTGTTTGCAGAGAGAGAATAACAAAGTTTAATATATTACATGTAAAAATTCAATCCACCTATTCAGCTGTGTTTCTATGATACTAGAAACCCTTGGATAAGATGTTCATGCCTTTTTTTGGTATTGGTTGTAGAgacctttcttttattttggattCTTAAGAGACACAGTGGGAAATTTCCACCTGGTTAGATGAGAAATGGAATGAGCATCATTTTAGAGTAGACCCACCTAAAATCATACTGAATTTCAAAGGTACTGATTCAGCGTTCAGAATTGGTCTGTTCctattttcatcttttacaGTTTCTAGAGATCTTGCGGGCCTTAGCCTTTCTAAGAAATatgaatcatttaaaaaaaatgtttttaagtgtGGGCCAGGGCATAATTTGTCAGAGTGCTTAGGAACTCTTATGTTAAATTGTGGCTGTATTTGTAATTCAGGTGTTTACCTCCTTCTCACAGAAGTCAGGGAGTTGAGCAGCTGAGATAGTCTCTCAACAGGAAAGAAGTTCTGGAGAAGAAATGGACGGTGGTCAGCATATTGTCCTGCAGTAATGATGTGAACcggggaaggaagaagagctgAGATTGACAGAATGTCCTTTACCAGAGGCTTTTGGGGAAGCATAATTatagtttttgttatttatgtttACTTGTGCTGTTTGGAAAAACTTAATGTAAAGCCTTTTTCTGAAAGTGCAGTGCCATCAGAATGCAATGAGATTAGttttagagagaaaaagtaGGGAAGGTGGGTTTCCAGTCATGTGAGAACAttgcattttcaaaacaatggggtcctgtttttctttcaaaatcacttgctgcttgatttttaaatttatattatatatatggAATTAAACCATAAAGGTCTATAAattgaaatacagtatttcattcCAAACGTGActttcacagaaaattttaaatttttttttcagttttgaagttGCCAtctcaaaaaaatcaaattcagaAAACTTCAGCCAAGTAAATTTGCCATTCATAACCTCCCCTTATTTCTTCAGTTGGTAGAGTTTTTGGATTCTGTGCTTGATATTAAAAAGTAAGTCATTTTGATATACATTCCAATTTTGTTTGATACAGGAAAATTCTTCCTATTTCCTGGATATTACGCTCATTTAGACCTTTCTTGCTTGAAAATATCATACACTGCATAACCATTTTTGGAAAATGTCATACACAGCATAACCATTTTTGGATGGTTATTTTAGGAAAGCTCTCTTTCCTGACTATCTAAAGACTTTAAATGGTAAACTTGTTGCTGAAAAGTCTCTGGGACAAATACACTCACATGGAACGACTTCAGAAAGTCCTTCATCCTCACCAAGTTTAACATAACAGACATCAGGGTGTGATATACGCTCATCTGTTCTGTGAGATATTTATTATGTTGTTAATTCATGATCTCAAGTTTTGCATGGTGATTATAAAGGCGTTCTGGCAGAAGTTACTTGTCTCAGTAGTGGTGTAGAATCAGTTCGTGTCTGAGAGAGTGCATTATTTGGGTTCTCTTCTGGGAAATATGCTGCTTAGGTTTAAAACAGAGCAATAATTCTTATTATGTGTGCCTTTAAGACttaaattttacattaaaatattcagaactTGCTGAATTGCAATTTGAGTtacaaggaggaaggagggtgCCTGTTTACTGTGGGCGTGCGTAGTGCCCGGCAGGACGGGAGCACGAGCCTCTCGTGGGTTCTGCGTATGGGCTTTTGGAAATAGTAACCGTCAGGTAGCAGAATGTTGCTGAAAGGGTTTACACCAGGAGTTACAGTAAAGTTGTAGTATTTGCGACTCATTCTTTTGGATTAATTCTCATATCAGATGAGGCGAAATAGCTGAGTGCCTGAACGAACCTGAGCCGTGTGTAGGTAATGTACTGTCTCTTGCTAAAGGATTGCTCTTATCTACTCCAGACAGAGCAGGGAATGGAGAGCAGCTCATTAGCTTGCTCTTAGCTCCTCTTTTTAATGAACCGTGTGAAGACCTCATTCAGAGACGCGTGCCGAAGGGCGGGTTGGAATGGCATTGGAGTTGTGTTTCTGCGTGATTTCCCAATGAAGGCTGAAGGTGAGCCTGTGTGTAAGGGATGTCCTGAGCTGAGGTTTTTAAGTCAATTAGGCCTCGATACTAAACTCGCAGAAACCAAAGATTACTTTGTCATTGGAGAGGTGGAAGTTAATGACTGATCTCCAGCTGGTCCCCTCCTTGCTGACCGGACCTGCGTGCCGCCAGCTGCCCCAGGTGGCTCAAACCCGGCATAAGCTGGCTGTGCGTGGGCTGCACGGCCACCCCAACGTTACGGGAGCGAGGGGCGATGTAATGGACGTAGTGAGTCTGCCCATGAGCAACCGTGTCACCCATGTTATGACCAACACCAGGACATGAGGACGTGGGGAGGAAGACTCTTGTGCTGGCGGGGACGTGGCTAGCTGTGTTCCCATCTGCCTCGCTGCATGGAATGGTGCTAAAACAGAACGTGAAGCAGGAGGGAGGTGAGGATCCACGTAAGTGGCAGCAGTTTGTTTTAGGATTTA comes from Haliaeetus albicilla chromosome 8, bHalAlb1.1, whole genome shotgun sequence and encodes:
- the PTGFR gene encoding prostaglandin F2-alpha receptor isoform X1, giving the protein MNSSKSPGLAGFGILKNTTCHTEKKISVFFSIIFMTVGILSNSLAIAILLKAYQRFRQKSKASFLLLASGLVVTDLFGHLINGAIAVFVYASDKDWIRFNQSNILCSVFGICMVFFGLCPLFLGSVMAVERCIGVTKPIFHSTKMTSKHVKMMLTMVCLFAVLIALLPILRFRAYQIQASRTWCFYKTEHVEDWEDRFYLLLFSCLGLLALAISFLCNAVTGITLLRVKFKSQQRQGRSHHFEMIIQLLAIMCVSCICWSPFLVTMARIGINESHSKETCETILFALRMATWNQILDPWVYILLRKAVLKNLYKITRGCCGVHIINLHMWELSSIKNSLKVAAISDSPVSSKQINLQPLSSMGQ
- the PTGFR gene encoding prostaglandin F2-alpha receptor isoform X2 — encoded protein: MNSSKSPGLAGFGILKNTTCHTEKKISVFFSIIFMTVGILSNSLAIAILLKAYQRFRQKSKASFLLLASGLVVTDLFGHLINGAIAVFVYASDKDWIRFNQSNILCSVFGICMVFFGLCPLFLGSVMAVERCIGVTKPIFHSTKMTSKHVKMMLTMVCLFAVLIALLPILRFRAYQIQASRTWCFYKTEHVEDWEDRFYLLLFSCLGLLALAISFLCNAVTGITLLRVKFKSQQRQGRSHHFEMIIQLLAIMCVSCICWSPFLVTMARIGINESHSKETCETILFALRMATWNQILDPWVYILLRKAVLKNLYKITRGCCGVHIINLHMWELSSIKNSLKVAAISDSPSQS
- the PTGFR gene encoding prostaglandin F2-alpha receptor isoform X3 codes for the protein MNSSKSPGLAGFGILKNTTCHTEKKISVFFSIIFMTVGILSNSLAIAILLKAYQRFRQKSKASFLLLASGLVVTDLFGHLINGAIAVFVYASDKDWIRFNQSNILCSVFGICMVFFGLCPLFLGSVMAVERCIGVTKPIFHSTKMTSKHVKMMLTMVTMARIGINESHSKETCETILFALRMATWNQILDPWVYILLRKAVLKNLYKITRGCCGVHIINLHMWELSSIKNSLKVAAISDSPVSSKQINLQPLSSMGQ